Proteins encoded by one window of Aphis gossypii isolate Hap1 chromosome X, ASM2018417v2, whole genome shotgun sequence:
- the LOC114129720 gene encoding zinc finger protein 271-like, producing the protein MCEKTEQINIMEHQQTYTKENSCDVCGKSFTQNVTLIYHRQTHTMEKPYQCDVCGKSFTQNVTLIYHRQTHTMEKPYQCDVCDKSFAQNCTLNERRRTHTGEKPYQYDVCGKSFAYRYSLIHHQRTHTGEKPYQCDVCGKSFTQNVTLIYHRQTHTMEKPYQCDVCDKSFNQYSNLIRHQRTHTGEKPYQCDVCGKSFAYRYSLIHHQRTHTGEKPYQCDVCGKSFIQNNSRMRHQRTHAGKKPYQCDVCGKWFTEKNYLINHQRTHTGEKPYQCDVCDKSFNQYSNLIRHQRTHTGEKPYQCDVCGKLFTQNDNLIRHQRTHTGEKPYQCDVCGKSFTQNVTLIYHRQTHTMEKPYQCDVCDKSFAQNCTLNERRRTHTGEKPYQYDVCGKSYSS; encoded by the coding sequence ATGTGTGAAAAAAccgaacaaataaatattatggaacATCAACAGACGTACACGAAAGAAAATTCGTGTGATGTGTGTGGCAAATCGTTTACTCAAAACGTAACTCTGATATATCATCGGCAAACGCACACGATGGAGAAGCCATACCAGTGTGACGTTTGTGGCAAATCGTTTACTCAAAACGTAACTCTGATATATCATCGGCAAACGCACACGATGGAGAAGCCATACCAGTGTGATGTGTGTGATAAATCATTTGCTCAAAATTGTACTCTAAACGAACGCCGTCGAACTCACACGGGAGAAAAGCCATACCAGTATGACGTTTGTGGCAAATCGTTTGCTTATCGCTATAGTCTGATACATCATCAGCGAACGCACACGGGGGAGAAGCCATACCAGTGTGACGTTTGTGGCAAATCGTTTACTCAAAACGTAACTCTGATATATCATCGGCAAACGCACACGATGGAGAAGCCATACCAGTGTGACGTTTGTGACAAATCGTTTAATCAATACAGTAATCTGATACGTCATCAGCGAACGCACACGGGGGAGAAGCCATACCAGTGTGACGTTTGTGGCAAATCGTTTGCTTATCGCTATAGTCTGATACATCATCAGCGAACGCACACGGGGGAGAAGCCATACCAGTGTGACGTTTGTGGCAAATCgtttattcaaaacaatagTCGGATGCGTCATCAGCGGACGCACGCGGGAAAGAAGCCATACCAGTGTGACGTTTGTGGCAAATGgtttactgaaaaaaattatctgataAATCATCAGCGAACGCACACGGGGGAGAAGCCATACCAGTGTGACGTTTGTGACAAATCGTTTAATCAATACAGTAATCTGATACGTCATCAGCGAACGCACACGGGGGAGAAGCCATACCAGTGTGACGTTTGCGGCAAATTGTTTACTCAAAACGATAATCTGATACGTCATCAGCGAACGCACACGGGGGAGAAGCCATACCAGTGTGACGTTTGTGGCAAATCGTTTACTCAAAACGTAACTCTGATATATCATCGGCAAACGCACACGATGGAGAAGCCATACCAGTGTGATGTGTGTGATAAATCATTTGCTCAAAATTGTACTCTAAACGAACGCCGTCGAACTCACACGGGAGAAAAGCCATACCAGTATGACGTTTGTGGCAAATCGTACTCGTCGTGA